Proteins co-encoded in one Neoarius graeffei isolate fNeoGra1 chromosome 11, fNeoGra1.pri, whole genome shotgun sequence genomic window:
- the msh4 gene encoding mutS protein homolog 4 gives MLRSSTEEVTAGYSSDTGASSLSGGERCFSAAPCRRREDGAPSPSPLSSSGPGSTSAALAGVQTTATLTKTPARAGSYYVNRVNSSSCSWTGGGVYSSLCRSSSTPCLRRTPGSATRILLGPTPQRELNMTSSSSASVCHTASVIVAVVEGRGLARGEIGMASINTKSPELVLSQFADTGTYAKVITKLHILVPLEILMPDTASEKGQGTKLYNLITENFSSVAFTAIQRKYFNERKGLEYIQQLCAPEFNTVLMDVQTKYYCLAAAAALLKYLEFIQNSVYAPRSLKVSFTGSEQTAMIDAVSARNLELVINNRDHRSEHTLLEVLNYTKTPGGERRLRSNILEPLLDVDTINTRLDTIQELLQGEELFFGLKSAITQFLDIDQLLSALVQLPKQETVEVAEAKIMQVIQLKHTLELIEPLKMVLKDAKTALLKAYYTSLEDSRFNGILDQIKTVINSDTSYMKGSLNMRTQKCYAVRPNVNELLDIARRAYTEVVDDIAGLVDQIGEKYGLPLRTSFSTARGFFIQMRLEGFGLSDGRLPGEFIKVTRQKNNYSFTTLDLMKMNDRCDEALKEIFHMSYIVVCRLLNEVYKHIHCLYKLSDAVSMLDMLLSLANVCTISDYVRPEFTDTLAIRQGRHPILERIAGQQPIPNNSHISEGNNFVIITGPNMSGKSTYLKQVALCQIMAQIGSFVPAEFASFRVADQIFTRIGVDDDFETNSSTFMVEMKEVSYIIHNASKRSLIIIDELGRGTSAEEGIGICHSVCEFLISLKAFTLFATHFLELCQLEILYPNVENQHMQVQHMRGTETSTESVIYTYLLTQGFSEESNYGVRAAENTSFPRSILQEAKSISVKVSQKLWAKHHSDPATLRQGAVFRLATRLLQAARNSRLDPHSLCLYLKGLKRNYEAELKDRLESMDTEE, from the exons ATGTGAACAGGGTGAACTCGTCCAGCTGTTCATGGACTGGTGGTGGAGTCTACAGCTCGCTGTGCAGAAGCTCGAGCACTCCTTGCCTCAGGAGGACACCGGGCTCAGCTACACGCATCCTGCTGGGACCAACTCCACAGAGGGAGCTCAACA TGACCTCTTCCTCGTCTGCATCTGTGTGTCACACTGCATCCGTAATCGTGGCTGTGGTCGAGGGACGGGGTTTAGCCAGAGGAGAGATCGGCATGGCCAGCATCAACACGAAGTCCCCTGAGTTGGTACTCTCACAGTTTGCAGATACTGGGACTTATGCCAAG GTCATTACCAAACTGCACATTTTGGTGCCTCTTGAGATTCTGATGCCAGATACTGCTAGTGAGAAAGGGCAAGGAACCAAGCTCTACAACCTCATCACGGAGAACTTTTCG TCTGTAGCTTTCACTGCGATTCAGAGGAAGTACTTTAACGAGAGGAAAGGTCTGGAATACATTCAGCAGCTCTGTGCGCCCGAGTTCAACACTGTTCTTATGGATGTACAAACCAA GTACTATTGTCTGGCGGCTGCAGCAGCTCTCCTTAAGTACTTGGAGTTCATTCAGAACTCTGTCTATGCTCCCAGATCTCTGAAAGTGAGCTTCACTGGCAGTGAGCAGACTGCCATGATCGACGCAGTCTCAGCCAGGAACTTGGAGCTAGTAATTAACAACAGAGACCACAG GAGTGAACACACTCTGCTTGAGGTCTTAAACTACACCAAAACACCTGGAGGTGAGAGGAGGCTTCGCTCCAACATTCTGGAGCCCTTGTTGGATGTTGACACCATTAACACACGACTGGACACCATACAG GAACTGCTGCAGGGTGAGGAACTGTTCTTTGGTCTCAAGAGTG CAATTACACAGTTCTTGGATATCGATCAGCTGCTTTCTGCTCTTGTGCAGCTCCCCAAGCAAGAGACG GTTGAAGTGGCTGAAGCAAAGATAATGCAGGTCATTCAGCTGAAGCACACACTAGAATTGATTGAACCACTCAAG ATGGTGTTGAAGGACGCTAAGACAGCCTTACTGAAAGCTTATTACACTTCCCTAGAAGATAGCAG GTTTAACGGCATTTTGGATCAAATCAAAACGGTGATCAATAGTGACACCAGCTATATGAAGGGCAGTCTGAATATGCGCACGCAAAAGTGCTATGCTGTACGCCCTAACGTCAATGAATTACTAGACATTGCACGTCGAGCCTACACTGAAGTAGTGGATGATATAGCAG GATTAGTAGATCAGATAGGAGAGAAGTATGGCCTTCCACTGCGCACTAGTTTTAGCACTGCTCGAGGCTTCTTCATCCAGATGAGGCTGGAGGGTTTTGGCCTGTCTGATGGACGGCTCCCAGGAGAGTTCATCAAA GTAACTAGACAAAAAAACAACTACAGCTTCACTACGTTAGACCTGATGAAGATGAATGATCGCTGTGATGAAGCCTTGAAGGAGATATTTCACATGTCTTATAT CGTGGTATGCAGGTTACTTAATGAAGTGTATAAACACATTCACTGCTTGTATAAGCTGTCTGATGCTGTGTCCATGCTGGATATGCTGCTGTCCCTCGCCAATGTTTGCACTATTTCAGACTATG TGCGCCCTGAATTCACAGATACGCTGGCAATAAGACAAGGCCGCCATCCAATCCTGGAGCGCATTGCTGGCCAGCAGCCCATTCCCAACAACAGCCATATCTCTGAGGGAAACAACTTTGTTATAATCACAGGCCCAAACATGAGTGGCAAGTCCACTTACCTCAAACAAGTGGCCCTCTGCCAAATCATGGCTCAGATAG GATCATTTGTGCCTGCTGAATTTGCCTCATTCCGTGTTGCTGATCAGATATTCACTCGGATAGGAGTCGATGATGATTTTGAAACCAATTCATCAACATTTATGGTTGAGATGAAAGAG GTGTCCTACATAATACACAATGCAAGTAAGAGGTCACTCATTATTATTGATGAGCTGGGACGTGGAACTAGTGCTGAAGAGGGCATCGGAATTTGTCACTCGGTTTGCGAGTTTCTCATCAGTCTGAAG GCATTCACTCTGTTTGCCACCCACTTCCTGGAGCTGTGTCAGTTGGAGATTCTTTACCCCAATGTAGAGAATCAACACATGCAGGTCCAGCACATGCGTGGGACTGAAACCAGCACAGAAAGTGTGATCTACACCTACCTGCTGACTCAGGGCTTCTCTGAGGAAAGCAACTACG GTGTAAGAGCAGCAGAGAACACGTCATTTCCACGGTCCATCCTCCAGGAGGCCAAATCTATATCCGTCAAAGTTAGCCAAAAGTTATGG GCTAAGCATCATAgtgacccagccaccctgcgacaaGGGGCAGTGTTTCGTCTCGCCACCAGATTGCTACAGGCGGCCCGAAACTCCAGGTTGGATCCACACAGCCTCTGTCTTTACTTAAAGGGCCTAAAGAGAAACTACGAAGCTGAGTTAAAGGACAGATTAGAGTCCATGGACACAGAGGAGTGA